Proteins encoded within one genomic window of Halorussus salilacus:
- a CDS encoding DUF3311 domain-containing protein — MVSKLESLGWALAFAVVVALAIPWFMWRDATVVAGLPAWLWWHVGWMVVAAGVFALFARRAWGLGIESEGGAPR, encoded by the coding sequence ATGGTATCCAAGCTCGAATCGCTCGGCTGGGCGCTCGCCTTCGCGGTCGTCGTCGCGCTCGCGATACCGTGGTTCATGTGGCGCGACGCGACCGTGGTCGCCGGACTCCCGGCGTGGCTCTGGTGGCACGTCGGCTGGATGGTCGTCGCCGCGGGCGTGTTCGCGCTCTTCGCTCGCCGGGCGTGGGGACTCGGCATCGAGTCGGAGGGAGGTGCGCCGCGATGA